One Gossypium hirsutum isolate 1008001.06 chromosome A11, Gossypium_hirsutum_v2.1, whole genome shotgun sequence genomic window carries:
- the LOC107897904 gene encoding mitogen-activated protein kinase kinase kinase 20 has translation MEWVRGDRIGCGSFGTVNLVASKEFSKSPSMAVKSCEAMCSVSLRKEKKVLDQLGICPQVIRCFGDDYSVEKGDKLYNLFLEYANKGSLADHVKKSGGNLIESDVRRYARSILKGLSFVHAKGFAHCDIKLQNILLFDNGDVKIADFGLAKRNGEKQRTMEIRGTPLNIAPESVNRNEYDSPVDIWALGCAIVEMITGKPAWNFKPGTNVTALLIKVGASDELPEIPVELSDEGKDFLRKCFVKDPKNRWTADMLLDHPFMVGKDDAIAVNRCEDGEASPSTSPRWSFEEFSESPRCPFQFPDWVSTQSTASSQSIYQENSSFASSFSSYVSSPLERVRQLACEQAPDWSISRDWITLR, from the coding sequence ATGGAGTGGGTTCGAGGGGATAGGATTGGGTGTGGAAGTTTCGGCACTGTTAATTTGGTGGCATCTAAGGAGTTTTCAAAATCTCCTTCAATGGCGGTAAAATCTTGTGAAGCTATGTGTTCCGTTTCCCTCAGGAAGGAGAAAAAAGTGCTTGATCAACTTGGGATTTGTCCGCAAGTTATCCGCTGTTTTGGCGATGATTATTCGGTTGAGAAGGGTGACAAGTTGTATAATTTGTTCTTGGAGTATGCTAATAAAGGAAGCCTGGCTGATCATGTTAAGAAAAGCGGCGGAAACTTGATTGAATCCGATGTTAGAAGATATGCAAGATCGATACTTAAAGGGCTAAGCTTTGTTCATGCTAAAGGGTTTGCTCACTGTGAtattaaacttcaaaatattctTTTGTTTGATAATGGTGATGTCAAGATAGCTGATTTTGGATTGGCAAAGAGAAACGGTGAAAAACAGAGGACGATGGAAATTAGGGGAACTCCTCTGAATATTGCACCGGAGTCTGTTAACCGAAACGAGTATGATTCACCGGTCGATATCTGGGCACTTGGGTGTGCTATTGTTGAGATGATTACCGGGAAACCAGCCTGGAATTTCAAACCAGGAACAAACGTGACGGCTTTGTTGATTAAAGTTGGGGCTAGTGATGAATTGCCTGAAATTCCTGTCGAGCTATCGGATGAAGGAAAAGATTTTCTCAGAAAGTGCTTCGTTAAAGATCCAAAGAACCGATGGACTGCTGACATGCTCTTGGATCATCCTTTTATGGTTGGTAAAGACGACGCCATTGCAGTGAATCGATGTGAGGATGGAGAAGCGTCTCCGTCGACGTCTCCAAGATGGTCGTTTGAAGAATTTTCAGAGTCACCGAGATGTCCTTTCCAGTTTCCAGACTGGGTTTCAACTCAGTCGACAGCTTCATCGCAATCAATTTATCAAGAGAATTCAAGCTTTGCTTCTTCGTTTTCGAGTTACGTTTCATCGCCATTGGAAAGGGTTCGTCAATTGGCTTGCGAGCAGGCTCCCGACTGGTCCATCTCCCGGGACTGGATCACCCTGAGgtag